Proteins encoded within one genomic window of Numenius arquata chromosome 12, bNumArq3.hap1.1, whole genome shotgun sequence:
- the SEC22C gene encoding vesicle-trafficking protein SEC22c, with protein MSMIFFACVVRVRDGLPLSASTDFHFNRDFLECRKRLKALSSILAQYPSRGTAKGRDLSIHFLSSGDIACMAICSSTYSTIMAFCFLEELQWEFAASYDTTSIGLASRPYAFLEFDNVIQKLKHHFNRVSRSQMKANWEKIEEELKFRPPVQLKLEDTELMNGMTNGGPAGVHVEVVPTYRMQPVTPLGILSLVLNIMCGALNLIRGVHLAEHSFQEDHEGIGNVIAFLLPFLACVFQCYLYLFYSSARKVKTFVLFFSVCLCNIYLYGLRNLWQIAFHIGVAALSSYQILTRQLMEKQPDCGV; from the exons ATGTCCATGATCTTCTTTGCCTGTGTGGTGCGGGTGAGGGATGGActtcccctctcagcctccacAGATTTTCATTTCAACCGGGACTTTCTGGAATGCAGAAAGAGATTAAAGGCGTTATCCTCAATTCTGGCGCAGTATCCAAGTCGAGGCACGGCAAAAGGACGTGACCTTAGCATTCA TTTCCTTTCTTCCGGGGATATTGCCTGCATGGCAATCTGTTCCAGCACTTACTCAACCATCATGGCGTTTTGCTTCCTGGAAGAGCTTCAGTGGGAATTCGCTGCTTCCTACGATACAACAAGCATCGGTTTAGCTTCCAGACCGTATGCTTTTCTTGAATTTG ataATGTTATTCAGAAACTGAAGCACCATTTTAACCGTGTGAGTCGCTCTCAAATGAAGGCCAACTGGGAGAAGATTGAGGAGGAGCTGAAGTTCCGGCCCCCAGTTCAGCTGAAACTGGAGGACACGGAGCTGATGAACGGGATGACGAACGGTGGCCCCGCTGGCGTTCATGTGGAGGTTG tccctACTTACAGAATGCAGCCTGTGACTCCCCTGGGGATTCTGTCGCTTGTTCTGAACATCATGTGTGGAGCTTTGAATCTCATTCGAGGAGTTCACCTGGCAGAGCATTCATTTCAG GAGGACCATGAAGGAATTGGAAATGTCATAGCTTTTTTACTACCTTTTCTAGCCTGTGTTTTTCAG TGTTACTTGTACCTCTTCTACAGCTCGGCAAGGAAGGTGAAGACGTTTGTactctttttctctgtttgtttATGCAACATTTACTTGTACGGATTGCGGAACCTCTGGCAAATAGCCTTCCACATAGGAGTGGCAGCTCTTTCTTCTTATCAGATACTGACAAGGCAACTGATGGAGAAACAGCCTGACTGCGGAGTATGA